The Algoriphagus sanaruensis genome window below encodes:
- a CDS encoding TIM barrel protein, whose protein sequence is MTNRRNFLKTTGLATAALGLGLPQFSFGLTKAEPFKISLAEWSVNRLLFSKQLDHLDFALEAKKHGINAVEYVNQFFMDKAQDMAYLKEMNTRCQNEGITQVLIMVDREGMLGARSDEDRMKAVENHKKWIEAAKFLGCHTVRVNGYSDIAWSQNPADATEASKLVSDGIHKLCEFAEPHGIRIVIENHGGFSSNGKWLAETIRNANHPLAGTLPDFGNFRIGAIEGKPVSYDSYRGVDELMPQAAGVSLKPKVWDDAGNESDLDYERMMKIVLSHGYHGHVGIEHGERNREWESIVEIRQILESLQKSM, encoded by the coding sequence GGCTTGGCCACTGCTGCTCTAGGTTTGGGATTGCCACAATTCAGTTTTGGACTGACGAAAGCTGAGCCTTTCAAGATTTCATTGGCCGAGTGGTCGGTTAATCGCCTCCTTTTTTCGAAACAGCTCGATCACCTGGATTTTGCCTTAGAGGCCAAAAAGCATGGGATAAACGCCGTGGAGTATGTGAATCAATTTTTCATGGACAAAGCCCAGGACATGGCTTACCTGAAGGAAATGAACACCCGCTGCCAAAACGAGGGAATCACTCAAGTACTCATCATGGTGGACCGGGAAGGAATGTTAGGAGCTCGCTCAGATGAAGACCGGATGAAAGCCGTGGAGAATCATAAAAAATGGATCGAAGCTGCCAAGTTTCTCGGTTGCCACACCGTGCGGGTCAATGGCTACTCAGATATCGCCTGGTCACAAAATCCAGCCGACGCTACTGAAGCGTCGAAGCTAGTAAGTGATGGAATTCATAAGCTTTGCGAATTTGCCGAACCACATGGCATTCGCATCGTCATTGAAAACCACGGAGGCTTCTCCTCCAATGGCAAGTGGCTAGCCGAAACGATTCGAAATGCAAATCATCCATTAGCGGGAACTCTTCCTGATTTTGGCAATTTCCGAATCGGAGCCATCGAAGGCAAGCCGGTCTCCTATGACTCTTATCGCGGTGTCGATGAGTTGATGCCTCAAGCAGCTGGGGTGAGTTTAAAACCCAAGGTTTGGGATGATGCTGGAAATGAATCTGACTTGGACTATGAGCGCATGATGAAAATTGTGCTATCTCATGGCTACCATGGCCATGTGGGGATAGAACATGGCGAGCGAAATCGTGAATGGGAAAGCATTGTGGAGATTAGGCAGATTTTAGAAAGCCTTCAAAAGTCGATGTAA
- a CDS encoding DUF2461 domain-containing protein, with protein sequence MRPYLEFLSALAKNNHKDWMDANKKWYTDTRNRFLEDVEVLLKEMTEIEPELSAFKPKDCVFRQNRDIRFSANKDPYKTNFGAYFAPGGKKSPGPGYYLQVQPGNSFLAGGIWMPEADTLKKIRKEIDYSGADLQRIENDPDFKKLFKAIEGEKLKTSPRDYEANHPHIEYLKLKSFTVSHPISDKVVESGAFLTFALDGFRRMKPFNDFLRQAIEEVEDGSGIL encoded by the coding sequence ATGCGTCCATACCTCGAATTTCTTTCTGCCCTAGCTAAAAACAACCATAAAGACTGGATGGATGCCAACAAAAAATGGTACACAGATACTAGGAATCGATTCCTAGAAGATGTAGAAGTCTTGTTGAAGGAAATGACAGAAATTGAGCCGGAACTTTCAGCTTTTAAACCCAAAGACTGTGTCTTTCGACAGAATCGGGACATCCGCTTTTCAGCGAACAAAGACCCTTACAAAACCAACTTTGGAGCTTATTTCGCCCCCGGTGGAAAAAAATCCCCAGGCCCTGGTTATTACTTACAGGTTCAGCCAGGCAATTCTTTTTTAGCTGGAGGGATCTGGATGCCGGAAGCTGACACCCTGAAAAAAATTAGAAAAGAAATCGACTACAGTGGCGCCGATCTCCAACGGATCGAAAATGATCCTGATTTCAAAAAGCTTTTTAAAGCTATCGAAGGAGAGAAGCTCAAAACCAGTCCGCGGGATTACGAAGCAAACCATCCGCATATCGAATACTTAAAGTTGAAGAGCTTTACTGTTTCCCATCCAATTTCGGACAAAGTGGTAGAATCTGGGGCATTCCTAACTTTTGCTTTGGATGGCTTTCGTCGAATGAAACCTTTCAACGACTTTCTTCGACAAGCGATTGAAGAGGTAGAAGACGGCTCGGGAATTCTTTAA
- the dnaN gene encoding DNA polymerase III subunit beta, with the protein MKFIVSSSALLKQLSSINGVVTTNPVVPILENFLFEIKDSELTITASDLQTSMMTQIHVEAKEDGNIAVPARILIETLKNLPEQPVTFSIDHDTYAVEISSDNGRYRLAGENATDFPKIPTVNNATTVDMSTEVLSSAISNTIFATSSDELRPAMTGVYINLSPTNTTFVATDGHRLVRYRRVDVASSNGASLIIPRKALNLLKSTLPSENVPVTVEFNQSNAYFKFNNIKMICRLIDERFPDYENVIPVDNPNRMNIDRLELLGSLRRIAIYANKTTHQVRLKLTGSELMISAEDLDFSNEANERLSCDHDGEDIEIGFNAKFLVEMLNNLSCKEVSLKFSAPNRAGLILPAEQEENEDILMLVMPVMLNNYV; encoded by the coding sequence ATGAAATTTATTGTTTCCTCTTCTGCTTTGCTCAAGCAGCTCTCGTCAATCAATGGCGTGGTGACTACCAACCCTGTAGTACCTATTCTTGAAAACTTCCTTTTTGAAATCAAGGATTCTGAATTGACCATCACTGCTTCCGATTTGCAAACTTCGATGATGACCCAAATTCATGTTGAAGCCAAAGAGGATGGAAATATTGCAGTACCTGCTCGAATCCTGATCGAAACGCTTAAAAATCTTCCGGAACAACCGGTTACTTTCAGCATCGATCATGACACCTACGCAGTAGAAATTAGTTCTGATAATGGTCGCTATAGACTTGCGGGAGAAAACGCTACAGATTTCCCAAAAATCCCAACCGTAAACAATGCAACTACGGTTGACATGTCTACCGAGGTTCTTTCTTCAGCAATTTCAAATACGATTTTCGCTACTTCTTCTGACGAACTTCGTCCGGCAATGACTGGGGTTTACATCAACTTGAGTCCTACGAATACCACTTTCGTAGCTACTGATGGTCACCGATTGGTTCGTTATCGCAGAGTGGATGTAGCTTCCTCCAATGGGGCTAGCTTAATCATTCCTAGAAAAGCGCTCAACTTGCTGAAGTCTACCTTACCGTCTGAAAATGTTCCGGTTACTGTGGAGTTCAACCAATCCAATGCTTACTTCAAGTTCAACAATATCAAAATGATTTGCCGTCTGATCGACGAGCGATTCCCGGATTATGAAAATGTGATTCCTGTTGACAATCCAAACCGAATGAATATCGACCGCTTGGAATTGTTGGGATCCCTCCGACGAATTGCGATCTATGCAAATAAGACGACCCATCAAGTTCGATTAAAGTTGACCGGAAGCGAATTGATGATTTCGGCAGAAGACTTGGATTTCTCAAACGAAGCAAACGAACGTCTTTCCTGTGACCATGATGGTGAGGATATCGAAATCGGCTTTAATGCAAAGTTCTTGGTAGAAATGTTGAACAACCTTTCTTGCAAAGAAGTAAGCTTGAAGTTTTCTGCTCCAAATCGTGCCGGTCTAATACTTCCAGCTGAGCAGGAAGAAAATGAAGACATCCTCATGCTTGTGATGCCGGTAATGCTCAACAACTACGTATAA
- a CDS encoding VF530 family DNA-binding protein has translation MSENHFQSQPNNPLHGIRLDTILEHLVSHYGWKELGERITIRCFTHNPSIKSSLTFLRKTPWARERVEGLYLKMLRDTK, from the coding sequence ATGTCAGAAAACCACTTTCAAAGTCAACCCAACAATCCCCTTCACGGCATCCGACTAGACACAATTTTGGAGCATTTGGTCTCGCATTACGGTTGGAAGGAACTCGGGGAGCGGATCACGATCCGATGCTTTACCCATAATCCTTCTATTAAATCGAGTTTGACTTTTTTGAGAAAGACACCTTGGGCCAGGGAGAGGGTGGAGGGATTGTATTTGAAAATGCTCAGGGATACGAAGTGA
- the gldG gene encoding gliding motility-associated ABC transporter substrate-binding protein GldG, producing MKKSSSILRPLLYWLSGIVILVLLGQFVRFRLDLTEEKRYSLHPATIELLQNLDRPLEVEILLNGDQLPGGMRRLQKSIEETVRTFDAYAAEKITFSYFDPLSIENDSLQLEFIYTLAGYGINPTNLYFNQTAGQQTQRIFPGILVTDGEYESGALILKGEAGMSPDEKLNASIENLEYEISNAIRKLTQPQKTAIAMVIGHGELSEDEGFGLVEALDGEFEIFKVPLDQAKKVEDLSSFSMVLVVGPRGTYSERDLYLLDQYVLRGGNLIIAAEGADVDLNLAAGEGTVSIPLENELDRLLFRYGIRINKDLIQDLNLNYIPVMGGNFGNGEQMISLPWPYYFNAGVATPHPITKGLDQVNFRFASSLDTVKADGVQKTPLLFGSQYMRAIPAPARVAFSDMEKEPNLEDFSQSGLPLMYLLEGEFTSVFKNRFRPEEFSSTEFLESGKGIVIVLGDGSVFQSQFSLQSNEPLALGEDPFAQMTFANKQLLLNLTQYLQNPDGIISSRTRTLQIRPLDKVKIDSQQGFWQGINIGLPILMLSVLGGLLIVIRKNRYSKKA from the coding sequence ATGAAAAAGTCAAGCTCAATCCTTCGCCCTCTCCTTTATTGGCTTTCCGGAATAGTGATTTTGGTGCTTCTGGGCCAGTTTGTACGGTTTAGGCTGGATCTCACCGAAGAAAAAAGATACTCCTTGCATCCAGCAACCATTGAGTTGTTACAGAACCTTGACCGACCTTTGGAAGTAGAAATCCTTCTGAATGGAGACCAACTTCCCGGTGGAATGCGACGGCTTCAAAAGTCGATCGAGGAAACGGTGCGAACTTTCGACGCTTACGCAGCTGAGAAAATCACCTTTTCTTATTTTGACCCCCTTTCCATTGAAAATGATTCTTTACAGCTCGAGTTCATTTACACGCTTGCGGGCTATGGAATCAACCCAACCAATTTATATTTTAACCAAACGGCTGGTCAGCAAACACAACGCATTTTCCCAGGTATTTTGGTCACTGATGGGGAATACGAATCAGGAGCACTGATCCTGAAAGGAGAAGCAGGAATGAGTCCGGATGAAAAACTCAATGCCTCCATCGAGAATCTGGAATACGAAATCAGTAATGCCATCCGAAAGCTGACTCAACCTCAAAAAACAGCCATCGCCATGGTTATAGGTCATGGAGAGCTAAGTGAAGATGAGGGATTTGGATTGGTCGAAGCTTTGGATGGGGAATTTGAAATCTTCAAAGTCCCACTGGACCAAGCCAAAAAGGTTGAGGATTTGAGTTCTTTTTCAATGGTTTTGGTGGTGGGTCCACGAGGAACCTATTCGGAACGAGACCTCTATCTGCTGGATCAATATGTGCTACGAGGAGGAAATTTAATTATTGCAGCTGAAGGAGCCGATGTTGATTTAAATCTTGCAGCAGGTGAAGGAACAGTATCTATTCCTTTGGAAAATGAGCTTGACCGTTTGTTGTTTCGATATGGAATTCGGATCAACAAAGACTTGATTCAAGATCTCAATCTGAATTACATCCCGGTCATGGGTGGAAACTTTGGCAATGGGGAACAGATGATTTCCTTGCCTTGGCCCTACTATTTTAATGCTGGAGTCGCCACACCCCATCCCATCACCAAAGGACTGGACCAAGTTAATTTTAGGTTTGCAAGCAGTCTGGATACCGTCAAGGCAGATGGAGTTCAAAAGACTCCGTTGCTATTTGGATCTCAATACATGCGTGCGATTCCTGCACCAGCTCGGGTAGCTTTTTCAGATATGGAGAAGGAACCTAATTTGGAGGATTTCTCTCAAAGTGGATTACCCTTGATGTACCTTTTGGAAGGAGAATTTACCTCGGTTTTCAAAAACAGGTTTAGACCTGAGGAATTTAGCTCAACTGAGTTTTTGGAATCCGGAAAAGGTATAGTGATTGTTTTGGGAGATGGATCCGTTTTTCAAAGTCAGTTCAGCTTGCAAAGCAATGAACCTTTGGCATTGGGAGAAGATCCGTTTGCACAAATGACTTTTGCCAATAAACAATTGCTACTCAACTTAACCCAATACCTTCAAAATCCTGATGGAATTATTTCCTCCAGAACACGGACCCTTCAAATCCGTCCCTTGGACAAGGTGAAAATTGACTCTCAACAAGGATTTTGGCAAGGGATAAATATTGGGCTACCTATCCTGATGCTTAGTGTATTGGGTGGTCTATTGATCGTAATTCGAAAAAACCGATACAGCAAAAAGGCCTGA
- the gldA gene encoding gliding motility-associated ABC transporter ATP-binding subunit GldA, with translation MSLQVSLLSKTYGSQQVLDQVSFTATPGRILGFLGPNGAGKSTTMKIITGYIQADSGEVKILSQDALSQPQKTSSLIGYLPEHNPLYLDMYVKEFLEFAAGLYGIKPSEARTRSQELIRKTGLGPEQHKKIGQLSKGYRQRVGLAKALIHDPKVVILDEPTTGLDPNQLVEIRKLIQEVAQDKTLILSTHIMQEVEAICQDVVIINQGKIRAADSLNALKTASSGTQLILESDEALELVWFEQLGKVAFGPKGNTELILLTQEPNEARRALLGILQEKHRNLIRLDQGNKSLETLFREITSTP, from the coding sequence ATGTCACTCCAAGTCTCCCTTTTAAGCAAAACCTACGGATCACAGCAAGTACTTGATCAAGTGAGCTTTACCGCTACACCGGGGAGAATTCTGGGTTTTTTGGGACCGAATGGAGCCGGAAAATCAACCACGATGAAAATCATCACCGGGTACATTCAGGCAGATTCGGGAGAAGTAAAAATCCTATCTCAGGATGCACTCTCCCAGCCTCAAAAAACCAGTTCGCTAATAGGATACCTTCCAGAGCACAATCCCTTGTATCTGGACATGTATGTCAAAGAGTTTTTGGAATTTGCCGCCGGCCTGTATGGAATCAAACCTTCGGAAGCCCGAACACGCAGTCAAGAACTAATCCGAAAAACTGGATTGGGGCCTGAACAGCACAAAAAAATCGGGCAACTTTCGAAAGGATATCGGCAGCGTGTGGGCTTGGCAAAAGCGCTCATTCATGACCCAAAGGTGGTCATTCTTGACGAGCCAACTACAGGTCTCGACCCAAATCAATTGGTGGAAATTCGGAAACTAATCCAGGAAGTCGCCCAAGACAAAACCTTGATTTTATCGACACATATCATGCAGGAAGTAGAAGCTATCTGCCAAGATGTAGTCATCATCAATCAAGGGAAAATTCGGGCCGCAGACAGTTTGAACGCACTAAAAACAGCAAGCTCGGGAACTCAACTGATCTTAGAATCAGACGAAGCCTTGGAACTGGTATGGTTCGAACAATTAGGAAAAGTGGCATTTGGTCCCAAGGGAAACACCGAACTGATCCTACTTACCCAAGAACCTAACGAAGCTCGAAGGGCTTTACTTGGGATTCTTCAAGAAAAACATCGCAACTTAATTCGTCTCGACCAGGGGAATAAGAGTCTGGAAACTTTGTTTAGAGAAATCACTTCTACCCCATGA
- a CDS encoding UDP-N-acetylmuramoyl-tripeptide--D-alanyl-D-alanine ligase, translating into MNLELLYQLFLKSTGVSTDTRKIDPGNLFFALKGPNFNANDFAVKALEMGASAVVIDEAKYLVEGDERYFLCEDVLSALQKLATHHRRQFDIPFIGLTGSNGKTTSKELLHAVLKQKFNTLATIGNLNNHIGVPLTLLRLKSEHEIAIIEMGANKQGDIKELCDIAEPTHGFITNIGKAHLEGMGGPEGVLKTKTELFQHLRSNQGTVFINSQDPTLSNMVKRFENPILYPAKGDFCEVTFLGANPFVKFTVEGVSGEHLTSLIGAYNFGNIANALTIGKFFGVPMEKAVEGIVNYKPENMRSQLIEKRSNLIILDAYNANPSSMEVAIRTFGQMTGKKHKMIILGDMFELGEHAEAEHRRLGEIVSEYSIDKVCFTGKLIVSALEKAPKALYFPDPFSFRNWLEDSKLEDYLILIKGSRGMKLETLVDFI; encoded by the coding sequence ATGAACCTCGAACTTCTCTACCAGCTCTTTCTGAAAAGTACAGGCGTGAGCACGGATACTCGTAAAATCGATCCAGGAAATCTCTTTTTTGCGCTGAAAGGACCGAATTTCAACGCCAATGATTTTGCTGTAAAAGCCTTGGAAATGGGTGCATCCGCGGTAGTGATCGATGAGGCGAAATACTTGGTAGAGGGTGATGAGCGCTATTTTCTGTGTGAGGACGTCCTTTCTGCTTTGCAAAAACTGGCCACTCATCACCGACGTCAGTTTGACATTCCTTTTATAGGCCTGACGGGATCGAATGGAAAAACCACTTCAAAGGAACTCCTGCATGCTGTTTTGAAGCAAAAATTCAATACGCTGGCCACTATCGGCAATCTCAATAATCACATCGGTGTTCCTTTGACTTTGCTTCGTTTAAAGTCCGAGCATGAAATCGCCATCATCGAAATGGGAGCCAATAAGCAAGGCGACATTAAGGAGCTTTGCGACATCGCTGAACCCACTCATGGCTTTATTACCAATATTGGTAAGGCACACTTGGAAGGAATGGGCGGACCTGAAGGAGTATTGAAGACCAAAACGGAGCTTTTCCAGCATTTGCGATCCAATCAAGGAACTGTTTTTATCAATTCCCAGGATCCTACCTTGTCCAATATGGTTAAGCGCTTTGAGAACCCGATTCTCTATCCTGCAAAGGGTGATTTTTGCGAAGTCACTTTTCTTGGAGCTAATCCTTTTGTAAAGTTTACTGTCGAAGGTGTTTCTGGTGAGCACTTGACCTCGTTGATTGGAGCTTACAATTTTGGGAACATTGCCAATGCATTGACGATAGGGAAGTTTTTCGGAGTGCCCATGGAAAAAGCCGTGGAGGGGATTGTCAATTACAAACCCGAAAACATGCGCTCCCAGCTTATCGAGAAGCGCAGCAATCTGATCATCCTTGACGCTTACAATGCAAATCCATCCAGCATGGAGGTGGCCATCCGAACTTTTGGTCAGATGACCGGGAAAAAGCATAAAATGATCATTCTCGGAGACATGTTTGAGCTAGGAGAACATGCTGAGGCAGAGCACCGAAGATTGGGCGAAATAGTCAGTGAATACTCGATAGATAAGGTGTGTTTTACCGGAAAGCTGATCGTTTCAGCGCTGGAAAAAGCGCCAAAGGCATTGTATTTCCCAGATCCGTTTTCCTTTAGAAATTGGTTGGAAGACAGCAAGCTGGAAGATTACCTCATTCTGATCAAAGGTAGCCGTGGGATGAAGCTGGAGACCTTGGTTGATTTTATTTAA
- a CDS encoding VOC family protein, translating into MNQQLGQLSLLVRDYDEAIQYYTQVLDFELLEDTTMSETKRWVRVAPPGSTCHLLLAKAANETQEKQIGFQAGGRVFLFLYTDDFWRDYRKYTSRGVEFIREPSEESYGIVSVFKDLYGNLWDLIERIE; encoded by the coding sequence ATGAACCAACAACTCGGACAACTCTCCCTGCTCGTCAGAGATTATGACGAAGCGATCCAGTATTACACTCAGGTGTTGGACTTTGAACTCTTGGAAGATACAACCATGAGTGAAACCAAGCGTTGGGTGCGAGTTGCCCCTCCGGGTTCCACTTGTCATTTGTTGCTTGCCAAGGCAGCAAACGAAACTCAAGAGAAGCAAATTGGCTTTCAAGCTGGTGGACGGGTTTTTCTATTCTTATACACGGATGACTTTTGGAGGGATTATCGAAAATATACTTCCCGAGGAGTGGAGTTTATCCGCGAACCTTCCGAGGAAAGCTATGGTATCGTCTCGGTCTTCAAGGATTTGTATGGAAATCTTTGGGATTTAATTGAGCGAATTGAGTAG
- a CDS encoding S1C family serine protease codes for MTKSKHKLTDVAREMMSGVVQIHVEGYIEEDIQSILNPSIKIPGIWSGSGFFVKFKNLEGYIVTNAHVIRNAYKVEISSMLTSEERFDTEIVGLVKQLEPDVALIKLTDEELKRFKKTAIQPIAYLELSEKTNPSRGEAIKAIGYPLGMVEPNITGGEITNFISGSELTTERFVTNAAINPGNSGGPSINENFEVVGLNTAMMVNAENIGFITPASFVKIIIENLLLFNEPHFADIGGKLQKNAENFNLFLNQSQAKGVIVSKVLKNGFLESAKIQPYDVILSINQVEFDRHGIVMGKEGIYRHKNIFDIIKLIPIGQEVEITYLRNGKRETTKAFAMRDPQKGIVSNPILNERAYLEVFGMIIQPLSFEIIQAIQEIDPYSQVDLLKVIDQDQPMLVVTHIYQGTEADEMEWSIGELITQANHQEVHTLEEFQKVVEDNRGKSILIKCLSGTIGYFNVEESIKFGI; via the coding sequence ATGACTAAATCTAAACACAAACTCACCGATGTGGCCCGGGAGATGATGAGTGGGGTAGTACAAATCCACGTAGAAGGTTATATCGAGGAGGATATTCAGAGCATCCTCAATCCATCCATCAAAATCCCCGGAATCTGGTCTGGATCAGGATTTTTTGTAAAATTCAAAAATCTGGAAGGTTACATTGTGACCAACGCGCATGTCATCCGAAACGCCTACAAAGTAGAAATCAGCTCCATGCTCACCAGTGAAGAGCGATTTGACACAGAAATCGTGGGATTGGTTAAACAGCTAGAACCAGATGTTGCTCTGATCAAACTTACCGATGAGGAGCTCAAAAGATTCAAAAAAACTGCCATTCAACCCATTGCATATCTAGAACTGAGCGAAAAAACCAATCCCTCACGAGGAGAGGCAATCAAAGCAATTGGATATCCACTTGGGATGGTGGAACCCAATATTACCGGAGGTGAAATCACCAATTTTATCTCCGGGTCGGAATTGACTACGGAACGTTTTGTCACCAATGCAGCCATCAATCCAGGTAATTCCGGGGGGCCAAGCATCAATGAAAACTTTGAAGTCGTAGGACTCAATACGGCCATGATGGTCAATGCCGAAAATATCGGGTTTATCACGCCTGCAAGTTTTGTGAAAATCATCATCGAAAACCTGCTGCTTTTCAACGAGCCTCACTTCGCTGATATCGGGGGAAAACTCCAAAAGAATGCTGAAAACTTTAACCTCTTTCTGAATCAATCCCAAGCCAAGGGAGTCATTGTGTCCAAGGTCTTGAAAAATGGGTTTTTGGAATCTGCCAAAATCCAGCCTTATGACGTGATTCTTTCAATCAACCAAGTAGAATTTGATCGCCACGGAATCGTCATGGGAAAAGAAGGGATCTATCGCCACAAAAATATTTTTGATATCATCAAACTGATTCCCATTGGTCAGGAAGTGGAAATCACCTATCTGCGAAATGGAAAAAGGGAGACTACCAAAGCCTTTGCGATGCGTGATCCTCAAAAGGGAATAGTCTCCAATCCAATTTTGAATGAAAGAGCTTATTTAGAAGTTTTTGGGATGATCATACAGCCTCTGAGTTTCGAAATTATTCAAGCTATTCAGGAGATTGATCCCTATTCGCAAGTTGACTTGCTAAAAGTGATCGATCAGGATCAACCCATGCTAGTCGTGACCCATATTTATCAAGGTACAGAAGCAGATGAGATGGAATGGTCCATAGGTGAGTTGATTACCCAAGCAAATCATCAGGAAGTCCATACCCTCGAGGAGTTCCAAAAGGTAGTGGAGGACAATCGGGGAAAATCGATCTTGATCAAATGCCTGAGCGGTACGATTGGTTACTTTAATGTCGAAGAATCGATCAAATTTGGCATCTGA
- a CDS encoding MarC family protein — MIDFKQILSVSLILFSVIDILGSIPIIINLRKKVGHIQSEKATLAAGVLMIAFLLVGKSILGLFGIGVEDFAIAGALIIFALGAEMILGIELFKPDPEATSSASIVPIAFPLIAGAGTLTTILTLKAEFEQVNIAIGILLNLIFVYIVLKSTSWLERKLGKTGVDVLRRIFGIILLSIAVKIFKTNAFPITVG; from the coding sequence ATGATTGACTTCAAGCAAATCCTATCCGTTTCATTGATTCTATTTTCGGTCATTGATATCCTCGGATCCATTCCAATCATTATCAATCTCCGGAAAAAAGTAGGCCACATCCAATCCGAAAAAGCTACCCTAGCTGCAGGAGTATTGATGATTGCATTTTTGCTAGTCGGAAAATCCATTCTTGGACTATTTGGAATCGGAGTTGAAGATTTTGCCATTGCTGGGGCCTTGATCATTTTTGCTTTGGGGGCTGAGATGATTTTGGGAATCGAGTTGTTCAAGCCCGATCCCGAAGCCACTTCCAGCGCTTCCATCGTACCCATTGCTTTTCCGCTGATTGCAGGTGCAGGTACCTTAACCACGATTTTGACTTTAAAAGCTGAATTTGAGCAAGTCAATATTGCCATTGGAATCCTACTCAATTTGATTTTTGTTTATATCGTCCTGAAAAGTACGTCTTGGCTGGAGCGCAAACTGGGCAAGACTGGAGTCGATGTACTTCGTCGAATCTTCGGGATAATTCTTCTTTCCATTGCAGTAAAAATCTTCAAAACAAACGCCTTTCCAATCACCGTAGGATAA
- the gldF gene encoding gliding motility-associated ABC transporter permease subunit GldF produces MRSLFWKEIYAFFGSLTGYLILALFLVALGLIVWVFPDTSILNYGYADLEVLFSYTPYVFTFLIPAISMRAIAEERKTGTWELLRTSPLSLFQIILAKYLALLSLVILAVLPTLLYAFSISQLGNPPGNLDWAGFMGSWIGLLMIGAVFSAVGIFASSLTSQQVVAFVLGVFFCFLLYFGMTALSDMLTGSIALWIEELSLSFHYINLSRGVVDSRDVIFLLGMVWVFLGGSILVLKNQ; encoded by the coding sequence ATGAGAAGCCTGTTTTGGAAAGAGATTTATGCCTTTTTTGGTAGCCTCACCGGTTACCTGATTTTAGCTCTATTTCTAGTCGCTTTAGGACTTATCGTTTGGGTTTTTCCTGACACTTCTATACTGAACTATGGCTACGCTGACTTAGAGGTCTTATTTTCCTACACTCCATATGTATTTACGTTTTTGATTCCAGCAATCTCAATGCGGGCAATTGCCGAAGAGCGAAAAACGGGGACTTGGGAGTTATTACGTACCTCACCGCTGAGCCTATTTCAAATCATCTTAGCCAAATACCTAGCACTTTTAAGCTTGGTCATTTTGGCCGTATTACCAACACTGCTCTATGCATTTTCCATTTCTCAATTGGGAAATCCTCCCGGCAACTTGGATTGGGCGGGTTTTATGGGTAGCTGGATAGGTTTATTGATGATCGGAGCGGTGTTTTCTGCGGTAGGAATTTTTGCCAGTTCACTCACGAGTCAACAGGTAGTTGCATTCGTTTTGGGAGTTTTCTTTTGCTTCCTGTTATACTTCGGGATGACGGCACTTTCCGATATGCTGACTGGGTCAATTGCTCTTTGGATAGAAGAGTTGAGTTTAAGTTTTCACTACATCAACCTCAGTCGTGGAGTAGTGGATAGTCGAGATGTTATTTTTCTTCTCGGTATGGTTTGGGTGTTTTTAGGAGGTTCCATTTTAGTGCTAAAAAACCAATGA
- the rnhA gene encoding ribonuclease HI, producing the protein MIIIFTDGAAKGNPGPGGYGAVLKFGKHRKELSEGFRLTTNNRMELLAVIRALQELKTTEFPVQIYSDSKYVVDAIEKGWLWSWQKKGFKDKKNPDLWLRYIPLHLKYKPKFIWVKGHAGNPENERCDQLAVAAAERPNLPPDLGYEQSSASPSL; encoded by the coding sequence ATGATTATCATTTTTACCGATGGCGCTGCAAAAGGGAATCCCGGTCCAGGAGGTTATGGAGCTGTCTTGAAATTTGGCAAACATCGCAAGGAACTTTCCGAAGGCTTTCGCCTAACCACCAACAATCGCATGGAGCTCCTAGCTGTCATCCGGGCACTTCAGGAACTCAAAACCACCGAATTTCCAGTTCAAATTTACTCCGACAGTAAATATGTCGTCGATGCCATTGAGAAAGGCTGGCTTTGGTCTTGGCAGAAAAAAGGCTTCAAAGACAAGAAAAATCCCGATCTCTGGCTTCGGTATATTCCACTTCATTTGAAATACAAACCCAAATTCATCTGGGTAAAAGGCCATGCCGGCAACCCGGAAAATGAGCGCTGTGATCAATTGGCCGTAGCTGCAGCAGAGCGACCCAATCTCCCCCCTGACCTTGGGTACGAGCAGTCAAGTGCAAGTCCTTCGCTGTAA